A region of Dethiosulfovibrio russensis DNA encodes the following proteins:
- the trmB gene encoding tRNA (guanosine(46)-N7)-methyltransferase TrmB, whose protein sequence is MKRQDVLLEPSISGVPFDPEQGGRKMVEIGFGNGEFLTHLAGLNPDTTVYGLEISMTCVGKAVKRAVRENLGNVRIICGDARFLLRECFSDESLDRIYMSFPCPWPKERHARRRVTHRGFSDVVASVLRIGGCFELATDEKWYADEVASILDGHPSLSLVSFEVNKRREITTKYERKWLEQGKDIYLLVFEKFGNFTVGRIVDGRCDDMHVAVKSDELDMAVLRNERLGISEGEDGAHWTLERIYSDSRESWLIQAVTSDDGYEQKFYVRVVLRENGALVKVDGICSPYLTPAVRKALGAVAGSIRRS, encoded by the coding sequence ATGAAAAGACAGGATGTCCTCTTGGAACCGTCTATATCGGGAGTGCCATTTGATCCGGAACAAGGCGGCAGAAAGATGGTTGAGATAGGCTTCGGAAACGGGGAGTTCCTCACGCACCTGGCCGGGTTGAACCCCGATACGACGGTCTATGGATTGGAGATTTCCATGACCTGTGTCGGCAAGGCGGTAAAAAGGGCCGTCAGAGAGAATCTTGGAAACGTCAGGATAATATGCGGCGATGCCCGATTCCTTCTGAGAGAGTGTTTCAGCGACGAGTCTTTAGACCGAATATATATGAGTTTCCCATGCCCCTGGCCCAAGGAACGCCACGCCAGGAGGCGGGTCACACATAGAGGTTTCTCCGATGTGGTTGCGTCGGTTTTACGTATCGGCGGCTGTTTCGAACTGGCCACCGACGAAAAATGGTATGCCGACGAGGTCGCATCCATATTGGATGGACATCCCTCTCTTAGTTTGGTCTCTTTCGAGGTAAACAAAAGAAGGGAGATAACGACGAAATACGAGAGGAAATGGCTAGAGCAGGGCAAGGATATATACCTCTTGGTCTTCGAGAAGTTCGGTAATTTTACAGTGGGTAGGATTGTGGACGGAAGGTGTGACGATATGCACGTAGCCGTGAAATCGGACGAGTTGGATATGGCAGTTTTGAGGAATGAAAGGTTGGGTATCTCCGAGGGAGAGGACGGAGCTCACTGGACTTTGGAGAGGATCTACTCCGATTCCAGGGAATCCTGGCTTATTCAGGCGGTAACCTCCGACGACGGTTACGAGCAGAAATTTTACGTGAGGGTAGTTCTCAGGGAAAACGGGGCTTTGGTCAAGGTAGACGGAATCTGTTCTCCTTATCTCACTCCCGCGGTCCGTAAGGCCTTGGGGGCGGTCGCAGGAAGCATCAGGAGATCATGA
- a CDS encoding RsmD family RNA methyltransferase, which translates to MKEVRPTTGLVAQALFNILGNLNGVAFLDLFSGTGRIAFEACRRGADPVVSVELVRSRSKAIWKANSFDSHTHISMDVRKGLSWVSRKGFAFDVVFADPPYGARWDETLPDLILSRREILKEDGVFVFEHGREEPVKVSFPWILRDERSYGRSVLSFLELSSSALKEG; encoded by the coding sequence ATGAAGGAGGTTCGCCCCACTACGGGCCTGGTGGCTCAGGCTCTCTTCAATATCCTGGGTAACCTGAATGGGGTGGCTTTCCTGGATCTCTTTTCCGGAACTGGACGGATAGCCTTCGAGGCGTGCAGAAGAGGGGCGGATCCTGTGGTTTCTGTGGAGTTGGTGCGATCCAGATCTAAGGCTATATGGAAGGCCAATAGCTTCGATTCTCACACCCATATTTCCATGGACGTCAGAAAGGGGTTATCCTGGGTATCGAGAAAGGGTTTTGCCTTCGACGTCGTTTTCGCCGATCCGCCCTACGGAGCCCGATGGGACGAGACTCTTCCTGATTTAATTCTCTCCCGCAGAGAAATACTGAAGGAGGACGGGGTTTTCGTGTTCGAGCATGGCAGGGAGGAACCTGTAAAGGTCTCTTTTCCCTGGATCCTGAGAGACGAGAGATCTTACGGAAGGTCGGTCCTTTCCTTTTTGGAGCTCTCTTCGTCGGCCTTAAAGGAGGGGTAG
- the coaD gene encoding pantetheine-phosphate adenylyltransferase, with protein sequence MSHTIRAVYPGSFDPITNGHIYIAERAAGLFDELTVSILINPEKRATFSVDERKTMAIEALSHLPNVKVDSFTGLLVDFLRQERSRIIIRGLRALSDFEYEFQLAQMNRQLAPEIETLFIVTEARYSYLSSHAVKDIFNFGGPVQEMVPPGVYRRLRERFPRFDK encoded by the coding sequence GTGAGCCATACCATCAGGGCCGTCTATCCGGGGTCCTTCGATCCCATAACTAACGGCCACATCTACATAGCCGAGAGAGCCGCCGGGTTGTTTGACGAGCTGACGGTATCCATACTTATAAACCCGGAGAAGAGGGCCACTTTCAGCGTCGACGAGAGAAAAACCATGGCGATAGAGGCCCTGTCCCATCTCCCTAACGTAAAGGTAGATTCGTTCACCGGGCTTTTGGTTGATTTTCTGCGACAGGAACGGAGCCGCATAATAATAAGGGGGTTGCGGGCGCTTTCCGATTTCGAGTACGAGTTTCAGCTTGCCCAGATGAACAGACAGCTAGCCCCGGAGATAGAGACTTTGTTTATTGTGACCGAAGCCAGATATTCCTATCTGTCGAGCCATGCGGTAAAGGATATCTTCAACTTCGGAGGGCCGGTGCAGGAGATGGTTCCCCCAGGTGTGTATCGTCGTCTCAGAGAGAGGTTTCCTCGTTTCGACAAGTAG
- a CDS encoding tRNA(Met) cytidine acetate ligase has translation MFKKAIGIIAEYNPFHMGHLHHVENASSSGDPVIVALSSNFTQRGKPAFIDKWSRAEMALLSGADLVLELPVVFSCHNAGVFANAGVDIMKSTGVVDRLSFGMETISPKLRDIVAILVEEPKPFKLNLRKFLNEGFSYVESRTRAMDCAYPGAGEILSQPNNSLAISYMMRIEEKGYDITPLPVKRAGAGYHDRSISVEFPSATAIRKGIRGKREKAFQQVPPFSRKILEREISRGRCFLDNDTLWEKIRFLMTRTSGEELGKYAEFGEGIENRFMKALGKSTDWEDFIDRCTSRRYPRGRLQRNMMHFLIGLGHEENRAYQEKGPAYLRPLGATKRGRDLLKRIDEVGTLPVISKFAQLDRDYGRSMLLMERRSCDIWELLLPGGTPGKDAKTPPIIVQSTCRNEETSL, from the coding sequence ATGTTTAAAAAAGCGATCGGTATCATCGCCGAATATAACCCGTTCCATATGGGGCATCTGCATCACGTCGAGAATGCCTCTTCAAGTGGAGACCCGGTAATAGTGGCCCTTTCCTCCAACTTCACACAAAGAGGGAAACCAGCGTTTATCGATAAGTGGAGCCGTGCGGAGATGGCCCTGCTCTCCGGGGCGGATCTGGTGCTCGAACTTCCGGTCGTCTTTTCATGCCACAACGCCGGTGTTTTCGCAAACGCCGGCGTCGATATAATGAAGTCGACCGGGGTGGTCGACCGCCTCTCTTTCGGCATGGAGACGATATCCCCCAAACTTCGGGACATCGTGGCTATTTTAGTGGAGGAACCTAAACCTTTCAAGTTAAACCTTCGTAAGTTTCTAAATGAAGGTTTCTCTTACGTGGAATCCAGGACCAGAGCTATGGATTGCGCATATCCCGGAGCCGGAGAAATCCTCTCTCAGCCCAACAACAGCCTAGCTATCTCCTACATGATGAGGATAGAGGAAAAAGGATACGATATAACCCCACTTCCCGTGAAAAGAGCCGGAGCCGGATATCACGATCGATCGATATCCGTCGAGTTCCCCAGCGCAACGGCAATACGAAAGGGCATAAGGGGAAAGAGGGAGAAAGCCTTTCAGCAAGTTCCCCCCTTCAGCCGTAAAATTCTGGAGAGAGAGATATCGAGAGGAAGATGCTTCCTTGACAACGACACCCTGTGGGAAAAGATCCGCTTTCTGATGACCAGGACCTCCGGCGAAGAACTCGGGAAATATGCCGAGTTCGGGGAGGGCATAGAAAACAGATTCATGAAGGCCCTAGGGAAATCCACAGACTGGGAGGACTTCATCGATAGATGCACCTCCAGGAGATACCCAAGAGGAAGACTTCAGAGAAACATGATGCATTTTCTCATCGGTCTAGGACACGAGGAGAACAGGGCATATCAGGAAAAAGGCCCCGCCTACCTGAGGCCGCTGGGGGCTACAAAAAGGGGCAGAGATCTGCTCAAGAGAATAGACGAGGTAGGCACTCTTCCGGTAATATCGAAATTCGCTCAGTTGGACCGGGACTACGGTAGATCGATGCTTTTGATGGAAAGACGGAGCTGCGATATCTGGGAGCTACTCCTTCCGGGGGGAACTCCCGGAAAAGACGCCAAGACACCTCCGATCATCGTCCAATCTACTTGTCGAAACGAGGAAACCTCTCTCTGA
- a CDS encoding acetate/propionate family kinase — translation MKVLVINCGSSSLKYQIFDMETENALAKGLVERIGIEGSRIKHTKAGQDAVVTETAIPDHKVAVKLVLDSLLDGEHGVLSSLDELSAVGHRVVHAGEKFACSVRLDDTVMAALKECIPLAPLHNPANITGIEAITSVLPDVPQVGVFDTAFHQTMPKHAYMYGVPYRYYEDYKVRRYGFHGTSHFFVANRCAEVMGRPIEDLKIVTCHLGNGSSITAVKDGICVDTSMGFTPLAGVLMGTRCGDIDPSIVKFIAEKEGSVDKADTILNKESGVHGVSGISSDLRDIEEGMEKGDERATLAFEMLSYSITKYIGAYAAAMGGVDAIVFTAGIGENCKAIRETVTENLGFLGASVDKSKNDFRGEERIISSDDSKVKVMVIPTNEELVIARDTKKLVSC, via the coding sequence ATGAAAGTTCTGGTTATCAACTGCGGTAGTTCTTCCCTTAAGTATCAGATTTTCGACATGGAGACCGAAAACGCTCTCGCCAAGGGTTTGGTGGAGAGGATCGGCATAGAGGGCTCCAGGATCAAACACACCAAGGCAGGGCAGGACGCCGTGGTCACCGAGACCGCTATCCCCGATCATAAGGTTGCGGTAAAGCTTGTGCTGGACTCTCTTCTAGACGGAGAGCATGGAGTGCTTTCCAGCCTGGACGAGCTCAGTGCCGTGGGACATCGGGTCGTTCATGCCGGAGAGAAGTTTGCCTGCTCCGTCCGTCTTGACGACACGGTCATGGCCGCTCTCAAGGAATGTATTCCCTTGGCCCCCTTGCATAATCCGGCCAACATCACCGGCATAGAGGCCATCACCTCGGTGCTTCCCGACGTTCCTCAGGTCGGGGTTTTCGATACAGCCTTCCACCAGACGATGCCCAAACACGCCTATATGTACGGTGTGCCTTATCGTTATTACGAGGACTACAAGGTCCGTCGCTACGGCTTCCACGGCACCAGTCACTTCTTCGTGGCCAATCGCTGTGCAGAGGTTATGGGACGTCCCATCGAGGATCTTAAAATCGTCACCTGTCACCTCGGAAACGGCAGCTCTATCACCGCCGTCAAGGACGGAATCTGCGTCGATACGTCCATGGGATTCACACCTCTCGCCGGGGTTCTCATGGGAACCCGCTGTGGCGATATCGATCCATCCATAGTCAAATTCATAGCTGAGAAGGAAGGGTCGGTGGACAAGGCCGACACGATTCTCAACAAAGAGAGCGGGGTCCACGGTGTCTCCGGAATCAGCAGCGATCTGAGAGATATCGAGGAGGGCATGGAGAAGGGAGACGAGAGGGCTACCTTGGCCTTCGAGATGCTTTCCTACAGCATAACCAAGTACATAGGTGCCTACGCCGCCGCCATGGGAGGCGTGGACGCCATCGTCTTCACCGCCGGTATAGGCGAGAACTGCAAGGCCATAAGGGAGACAGTCACCGAGAACCTCGGTTTCCTGGGCGCCTCGGTGGACAAGAGCAAGAACGATTTCAGAGGCGAGGAAAGGATCATCAGCTCCGACGACTCCAAAGTCAAGGTCATGGTGATACCTACCAACGAGGAACTCGTGATAGCGAGAGACACCAAAAAACTGGTGTCCTGTTAA
- a CDS encoding YceD family protein, with protein MVFRDSPPENWRFFVDVPEEPLLPSEKNWSLDFQDLIKLDGGTYRCVSPVEFSARTVRNDGAVRISLRLSFRVETECSRCLVPLEVAIGENFEYCYVSQPDEEESEDVELDEVIKSLPQIGKTIDISGDLWECFVVSMPLYPVCPEGCDPIGPSTTREEGEAADPRFQILADKFGSSSGKGGKIDGNSKVKGISSQDS; from the coding sequence TTGGTTTTCCGCGATAGCCCGCCGGAGAATTGGCGATTCTTTGTGGATGTTCCGGAAGAACCGCTTCTGCCGTCCGAGAAAAACTGGTCTCTGGATTTTCAGGATCTCATAAAGCTCGATGGAGGTACCTACCGATGCGTGTCTCCCGTCGAATTTTCGGCGAGGACGGTACGGAACGATGGTGCGGTCAGGATATCTCTCCGGCTCTCCTTTAGGGTCGAAACGGAATGTTCTCGTTGTCTCGTTCCTCTGGAGGTTGCAATAGGCGAGAATTTCGAGTATTGTTATGTGTCGCAGCCCGACGAAGAAGAGTCGGAAGATGTCGAACTTGACGAGGTGATAAAATCGTTGCCTCAGATTGGAAAAACCATCGATATCTCCGGCGACCTTTGGGAGTGTTTCGTCGTCTCCATGCCCCTTTACCCGGTTTGTCCCGAGGGGTGTGATCCGATCGGGCCCAGCACTACGAGGGAAGAGGGAGAGGCGGCGGATCCCCGATTCCAAATTTTAGCCGATAAGTTCGGCAGCTCTTCAGGTAAAGGAGGGAAAATCGATGGCAACTCCAAAGTCAAGGGTATCTCATCGCAGGACTCATAA
- the rpmF gene encoding 50S ribosomal protein L32, with amino-acid sequence MATPKSRVSHRRTHNRKAQWLGRLETPGLTACPHCGETIQNYHACPECGYYRGRKAIEVAADKEA; translated from the coding sequence ATGGCAACTCCAAAGTCAAGGGTATCTCATCGCAGGACTCATAACAGGAAGGCTCAGTGGCTTGGACGTCTCGAGACGCCAGGTCTGACGGCCTGTCCTCACTGTGGCGAGACTATCCAAAACTACCATGCCTGTCCCGAGTGCGGTTATTATAGAGGCCGTAAGGCTATCGAGGTCGCAGCGGACAAGGAAGCCTAG
- the fapR gene encoding transcription factor FapR, with protein sequence MARSINRKMRHERLSQLIRQNPLLSDEELASTLDVSVSTVRLDRTLLGVPELRERTRRMAEQATSKLRSLKQEEFIGDLLELEPNRWALSVLKTRQEMAFRHTEYVWDHYIYAQASSLAIAVVGADMVIVGSIRGRFKAPAKVGDVLMARAKVGVHKGNKYIVSVRTRVGEKEIFVGRYIVVALDSEGERKVRGERLDTGA encoded by the coding sequence GTGGCACGTTCGATAAATCGTAAGATGAGACACGAACGGTTGTCCCAGCTTATAAGACAGAATCCTCTTTTGTCCGACGAAGAGCTGGCTTCGACTTTGGATGTCAGCGTAAGCACCGTTCGTCTAGACAGGACCCTTCTGGGGGTTCCGGAGCTCAGAGAGAGAACCAGACGGATGGCGGAGCAGGCTACGAGCAAGTTGAGGTCTCTCAAACAGGAAGAGTTCATCGGAGATCTGCTGGAGCTGGAACCGAACCGCTGGGCTCTGTCGGTTCTCAAGACCAGACAGGAAATGGCCTTCAGACACACGGAATATGTCTGGGACCATTATATATACGCGCAAGCATCCTCCTTGGCCATCGCCGTGGTCGGAGCCGACATGGTTATAGTTGGATCCATCAGAGGTAGATTCAAGGCCCCCGCCAAGGTTGGAGATGTCCTTATGGCAAGGGCCAAGGTAGGTGTCCATAAGGGAAATAAATACATAGTCAGCGTCAGAACCAGAGTCGGCGAAAAGGAAATTTTCGTCGGGCGGTACATCGTAGTGGCGCTAGATTCAGAGGGTGAGAGAAAGGTAAGAGGTGAGAGGCTTGATACTGGCGCTTGA
- the plsX gene encoding phosphate acyltransferase PlsX produces MILALDAMGGDYGPSENCLGAVEACRKFPDLDIALVGDTDRIGSAIDSVEPSIKGRLYVVSAEESISMDESPARAIRSKRRSSLRLAMEMVRSGEAGGCISAGNTGAIVAGGVLVVGRISGIDRPGLGVVLPTLEKPTLLIDVGATIRCKPLNLSQFAVMGSLFMKHMVGVSRPDVRLLSNGSEEIKGDEVISEARTMLVENSHVDFGGYIEGNGVPFGHADVVVCDGFSGNVMLKSFEGLGELALKILKNEVDKRILAKMGLVFFLPMLKDLQHRFDYQKFGGTPLLGVNGAVIKAHGRSKAPAITSALGVAREFVLKNGVSKIKEEITDLLPGEEDV; encoded by the coding sequence TTGATACTGGCGCTTGATGCAATGGGAGGGGACTACGGTCCCAGTGAGAACTGTCTCGGAGCCGTAGAGGCCTGTCGGAAATTTCCCGATCTCGATATAGCCCTTGTGGGCGACACCGACCGGATAGGATCGGCCATAGATTCGGTCGAGCCCTCTATAAAGGGTCGGTTGTACGTAGTGAGTGCGGAGGAGTCCATATCCATGGACGAATCTCCCGCCAGGGCCATAAGATCTAAAAGGCGTTCAAGTCTTCGCCTGGCCATGGAGATGGTCCGTTCCGGCGAGGCCGGAGGATGTATCTCCGCAGGCAATACCGGAGCCATAGTCGCCGGAGGGGTCCTGGTGGTAGGGAGGATATCCGGTATAGATCGTCCTGGGTTGGGCGTGGTCTTGCCCACTCTGGAAAAACCAACGCTTCTGATAGACGTAGGTGCGACCATTAGGTGCAAGCCTCTCAACCTGTCCCAGTTTGCCGTTATGGGGTCCTTGTTCATGAAACATATGGTGGGAGTGAGCCGACCTGACGTGAGGCTTCTCTCCAACGGTTCCGAGGAGATCAAGGGAGACGAAGTTATATCCGAGGCCAGAACCATGCTCGTGGAAAACTCCCATGTCGACTTTGGCGGATACATAGAGGGAAACGGCGTTCCATTCGGTCATGCCGACGTAGTCGTATGCGATGGTTTCTCCGGCAACGTTATGTTGAAGTCCTTTGAAGGACTTGGAGAGCTGGCCCTTAAGATCTTGAAAAACGAGGTAGATAAAAGAATCCTGGCCAAGATGGGGCTTGTGTTCTTTCTTCCGATGCTCAAGGATCTGCAGCATCGTTTCGATTACCAGAAGTTCGGTGGGACGCCTCTGTTGGGCGTCAACGGAGCGGTAATCAAAGCCCACGGTCGTTCCAAGGCTCCCGCCATAACGAGCGCTCTCGGTGTGGCCAGGGAATTTGTGTTGAAAAACGGAGTCAGTAAGATCAAAGAGGAGATAACCGATCTCCTACCTGGAGAGGAGGACGTTTGA
- a CDS encoding 3-oxoacyl-ACP synthase III family protein, protein MALLQGRSVRLVATGMAVPDKVMDNDELARIVDTSNEWIVERTGIRERRIASKDENASDLAIAACRQAIDRSGVDVESIDMVVVATNSPDTLFPSVAARVQGAIGASKAGAFDVQSGCTGSVYSLSVASSGIASGLWNRVMVCGVEVLSRLIDWEDRTTCVLFGDGAGAVVLEAGEKGSPGVIACDMKADGTKWDYITLPGGLSSLPANSDTLAEKKHFVSMKGNDVFKFTQRVLPGYLKDVCSDAGISPSDIDRWIFHQANLRIMEGVLKRLGVSEDRAINNLERYGNTSAASVFLALNEAYEGGRITYNSGQKVLITSFGAGMTYGAFIYEA, encoded by the coding sequence ATGGCGTTGCTTCAGGGACGATCCGTCCGTCTGGTGGCAACCGGGATGGCGGTTCCGGACAAAGTGATGGATAACGATGAATTGGCGAGGATAGTCGATACCAGCAACGAATGGATAGTGGAGAGGACCGGTATAAGGGAGCGCAGAATAGCTTCCAAGGACGAAAACGCCAGCGATCTGGCCATCGCTGCCTGTAGACAGGCTATCGATAGATCCGGAGTGGACGTCGAGTCCATAGACATGGTTGTAGTCGCTACAAACTCTCCGGACACCCTTTTCCCCAGCGTAGCCGCCAGGGTTCAGGGAGCCATAGGTGCGTCCAAGGCAGGGGCCTTCGACGTCCAGTCCGGATGTACCGGTTCTGTCTACTCTCTATCCGTGGCGTCTTCAGGGATAGCATCGGGCCTGTGGAACAGGGTGATGGTGTGCGGTGTAGAGGTTTTATCCAGACTGATAGACTGGGAGGATCGGACCACCTGCGTGCTTTTCGGCGACGGAGCCGGTGCGGTCGTACTGGAGGCCGGAGAAAAGGGATCCCCCGGTGTTATCGCCTGCGATATGAAGGCCGACGGAACCAAGTGGGACTATATCACCCTTCCTGGAGGGCTATCTTCCCTTCCAGCTAACAGCGACACATTGGCGGAGAAAAAACATTTCGTGTCGATGAAGGGAAACGACGTTTTCAAGTTTACCCAGAGAGTTCTTCCAGGATATCTGAAGGACGTATGCTCCGATGCCGGTATATCTCCCTCTGATATCGATCGTTGGATATTTCATCAGGCAAACCTCAGGATCATGGAGGGTGTCCTCAAACGGCTCGGGGTCTCGGAGGACAGGGCGATCAACAACCTGGAAAGGTATGGAAATACCTCTGCTGCCTCGGTTTTTCTGGCTCTGAATGAGGCCTACGAGGGTGGACGTATAACCTATAACAGCGGACAGAAGGTGTTGATTACCAGTTTCGGTGCCGGAATGACCTACGGTGCCTTTATATACGAGGCGTGA
- the fabK gene encoding enoyl-[acyl-carrier-protein] reductase FabK encodes MRLGKRVTELLGIDYPIVQGGMAWVAEAELAAAVSNGGGLGIVAAASMPPELLDKELKKVRALTDRPFGVNIMLMSPTASDAIEVAAANRVPVATTGAGSPGKVLERLKPLGTKVVPVVPTTALARRVERQGADAVIVEGCEAGGHIGELTTMVATPLVVDAVDIPVIAAGGIADGRGMAAAFALGAEGVQIGTRFVCSSECRVHENYKLAILNAKDRSSAVTGRPTGHPVRCIRNKLTSQFDHMEISGASVEDIEALGAGKLRAAVVDGDVDFGSVMAGQIAAMVSRIQPASEIIEEICREAEEVLSRLGSLK; translated from the coding sequence ATGAGACTTGGTAAAAGGGTTACCGAGCTTCTTGGAATTGACTATCCCATAGTCCAGGGTGGAATGGCCTGGGTTGCTGAGGCCGAGTTGGCCGCTGCCGTAAGCAACGGCGGAGGACTCGGTATCGTAGCCGCGGCGAGTATGCCTCCGGAGCTTCTGGACAAGGAGCTTAAAAAGGTACGAGCCCTTACCGATCGTCCTTTCGGGGTCAATATAATGTTGATGTCTCCCACCGCGTCGGATGCCATAGAGGTGGCGGCTGCGAATCGGGTCCCCGTTGCCACCACTGGGGCGGGGAGTCCGGGAAAGGTTCTGGAACGCCTGAAGCCGTTGGGAACGAAGGTAGTTCCGGTGGTGCCCACGACCGCTTTGGCTCGTAGAGTGGAGAGACAGGGAGCCGACGCCGTGATAGTCGAGGGATGCGAGGCAGGAGGCCACATAGGAGAGCTGACCACGATGGTCGCGACTCCTTTGGTGGTAGACGCGGTAGATATACCTGTGATAGCCGCCGGAGGAATAGCCGACGGAAGAGGCATGGCCGCAGCTTTTGCCCTAGGGGCCGAGGGAGTTCAGATCGGAACCCGTTTCGTCTGTTCCTCCGAGTGCAGAGTTCACGAAAACTACAAGCTTGCTATCTTAAACGCCAAGGACAGAAGCTCCGCCGTGACGGGGCGTCCTACCGGACATCCGGTTAGATGTATAAGAAACAAATTAACCTCTCAGTTCGACCACATGGAGATATCCGGTGCGTCCGTCGAGGATATCGAGGCTCTGGGTGCTGGCAAACTTAGAGCAGCTGTGGTTGATGGGGACGTCGATTTCGGGTCGGTCATGGCCGGTCAGATCGCCGCCATGGTATCTAGGATACAGCCGGCGTCCGAGATAATCGAGGAGATATGTAGAGAGGCCGAGGAGGTCCTATCTAGACTGGGATCGCTAAAATAA
- the fabD gene encoding ACP S-malonyltransferase, whose translation MSMKRFALLFPGQGAQSVGMGRDLYEGFPLARRVFDEADEALGFSLSSIIFEGPEEKLTLTEYTQPALLTVSVAFFRALTEDKGILLNPDFVAGHSLGEYSALVASGTLSLADGVRLVNARGRLMQKAVPEGEGAMAAILGLEDSDVRDICSQFDGDKVCEAANFNSPGQVVISGDSDSVAKAIEAAKEAGAKRAIPLNVSAPFHCRLMTDVADELSREMERCDWSDSACPLIANVSASPVTSVEDIRSGLYRQTYSPVRWVESMRYMSDAGVSTFLELGPGKVLAGLAKKCVKGSKTLSIGSAEDLDKVVDFLEEDK comes from the coding sequence ATGAGTATGAAGAGATTCGCGCTTTTGTTCCCCGGCCAGGGAGCTCAATCCGTCGGAATGGGCAGGGATCTTTACGAGGGGTTTCCCTTGGCTCGCAGGGTTTTCGACGAGGCTGACGAGGCCTTGGGTTTCTCTCTGAGTTCCATCATATTCGAAGGTCCCGAGGAAAAACTGACCTTGACGGAGTACACCCAGCCGGCGTTGCTTACAGTTAGCGTGGCCTTTTTCAGGGCTTTGACCGAGGACAAAGGGATACTCCTAAACCCCGATTTTGTAGCCGGGCACAGCTTAGGAGAGTATTCTGCCTTGGTCGCGTCGGGAACCCTATCTCTAGCCGATGGTGTCCGGTTGGTCAACGCCAGAGGTCGTCTGATGCAAAAGGCTGTTCCGGAGGGAGAGGGAGCTATGGCGGCGATCCTTGGTCTGGAGGATTCGGACGTTCGAGACATCTGTTCCCAGTTCGACGGAGACAAGGTATGCGAGGCGGCCAACTTCAACTCTCCCGGGCAGGTCGTGATATCCGGGGATTCCGACTCGGTGGCTAAGGCGATCGAAGCAGCCAAGGAGGCCGGGGCCAAGAGGGCTATCCCCCTCAACGTCAGCGCTCCGTTTCATTGCCGACTGATGACCGACGTGGCGGACGAGCTCTCCAGGGAGATGGAACGTTGCGATTGGTCCGATTCAGCCTGTCCTCTGATAGCGAACGTGTCCGCTTCGCCTGTAACCTCGGTGGAGGACATCAGATCCGGACTGTATCGACAGACCTACAGCCCAGTCCGGTGGGTGGAGAGCATGAGGTATATGTCCGATGCGGGAGTTTCCACCTTTTTAGAGCTCGGTCCTGGAAAGGTCTTGGCGGGGTTGGCGAAGAAATGTGTCAAGGGAAGCAAGACTCTCTCGATAGGTTCCGCCGAGGATTTGGATAAAGTCGTTGACTTTCTCGAGGAGGATAAATAA
- the fabG gene encoding 3-oxoacyl-[acyl-carrier-protein] reductase, giving the protein MPENGRVALITGGSRGIGKAIALELASRGLRVVVNYRSSSEAADEVVKNISDLGGEAMAGRADVSDPDQVKELFKTISKEFGPVEILVNNAGITRDGLLMRMKESDWDAVIDGNLKSAYLCSKDGVKVMAKGRWGRIVNIASVVGLIGNPGQANYCASKAGIIGLTKSIAREYAQRGITVNAVAPGFIATDMTDILPESVKDEMLKSVPAGRAGTVEDVAKAVAFLVSEDASYINGQVIAVDGGMTMV; this is encoded by the coding sequence ATGCCCGAGAACGGCAGAGTTGCCTTGATTACCGGTGGTTCCAGGGGAATAGGAAAAGCCATCGCTCTTGAACTTGCTTCCAGAGGTCTGAGGGTAGTGGTGAACTATAGAAGTTCATCCGAGGCGGCCGACGAGGTCGTGAAAAACATTTCCGACTTGGGGGGAGAGGCTATGGCCGGCAGAGCCGACGTTTCCGACCCCGATCAGGTAAAAGAGCTTTTCAAGACCATCTCTAAAGAGTTCGGTCCGGTGGAAATTCTGGTGAACAATGCCGGGATAACCAGAGACGGCCTCCTCATGAGGATGAAGGAATCCGATTGGGATGCCGTCATAGACGGAAACCTTAAGTCCGCATACCTTTGCTCCAAAGACGGAGTCAAGGTAATGGCAAAAGGGCGCTGGGGTCGGATAGTGAACATAGCCTCGGTTGTCGGGCTTATAGGCAATCCTGGACAGGCTAATTATTGCGCCTCGAAGGCGGGTATAATAGGCTTGACCAAGAGTATAGCAAGAGAGTACGCTCAAAGAGGGATAACGGTAAACGCAGTGGCCCCTGGATTCATAGCCACCGATATGACCGATATCCTGCCGGAGTCGGTGAAAGATGAGATGTTGAAATCCGTACCTGCTGGCCGTGCCGGGACAGTCGAGGACGTCGCTAAGGCGGTGGCCTTCCTGGTCTCGGAAGATGCCTCATATATCAACGGCCAGGTTATAGCCGTCGATGGCGGAATGACCATGGTCTGA